A part of Salvelinus alpinus chromosome 23, SLU_Salpinus.1, whole genome shotgun sequence genomic DNA contains:
- the LOC139550555 gene encoding rho-associated protein kinase 1-like isoform X1: MSAGESLEARFEKIDAMLKDPKSEINTDCLLDGLDALVYDLDFPALRKNKSIDNFLNRYKDTISKIRDLRMKAEDYEVVKVIGRGAFGEVQLVRHKATMKVYAMKLLSKFEMIKRSDSAFFWEERDIMAFANSALVVQLFYAFQDDRYLYMVMEYMPGGDLVNLMSNYDVPEKWARFYTAEVVLALDGIHAMGFIHRDVKPDNMLLDKAGHLKLADFGTCMKMNKDGMVRCDTAVGTPDYISPEVLKSQGGDGYYGRECDWWSVGVFLYEMLVGDTPFYADSLVGTYSKIMNHKNALTFPEDSDISKDAKNLICAFLTDREVRLGRNGVDEIKRHPFFKNDQWTWENIRETAAPVVPELSSDIDTSNFDEIEEDRGDEETFPIPKAFVGNQLPFVGFTYYSSHQFSRSTSTKSVDKRSSSTKEDKSHLENLQKRIYQLEEHLHSEMQLKDEMEQKCRTTNTKLDKIMKELDEEANVRKGVEASMSLLEKDKMMIQHRATEYQRKVDQEAEKRRNMENEVSTLKEQLEVMRKISQNSQASNDKILQLQKQLEEANDLLRVESDTAARLRKSHTEMAKSMSQLEGLTSELQEKSRSADGGRAQLEKELLQLQSTLDSERRSYSKGSEEIHELQARMTGLQQDNKNLKLSLSKVETERKQAQERSNNLEKDKNNLEIDLNYKLKTLQQRLDQEHTEHRVTRAQLTDKYESIEEAKSAAMHAVQHKMSEESGARMRAESRVVEVEKQCSMLEFDLKQSVQKMEQLMKQKERLEDEVQGLRIHLEQESSKRLLAQNELKSRSQEADRLKGSEKQLKQEINTALESKRSLEFQLAQLTKQYRGNEGQMRELQDQLEAEQYFSTLYKTQVKELKEEIEERNRQVQEVHKKVHELHSERDSLSAQLDLTVTKAESEQLARALQEEQYFELSQENKKAMARHKQEGSERDSTIARLEESNKTLTKDVENLSKEKAELDHKLRTQEEEYDSQKEEITNTIKANYEKVLSSERTLKTQAVNKLAEIMNRKDMKLDTKKKGSTTDLRKKEKENRKLQVDLNQEKEKFNHMAIKYQKELSEMQAQLSEECTYRNELQMQLDSKESDIEQLREKLNDLQLRMDNSSVISLQTDETDSNIAESRLEGWLSIPNKPNIKRYGWKKQYVVVSSKKILFYNDEQDKEQSNPSMVLDIDKLFHVRPVTQGDVYRAETEEIPRIFQILYANEGECRKEADMETVSQGDKTNCLPHKGHEFIPTLYHFPSNCEACSKPLWNVFKPPHALECRRCHVKCHRDHLDKKEDVIAPCKVNYDVTSARDMLLLALTQDEQKKWIGHLGKKIPKTPPSSFLRASPRTLSTRSGTNQSFRKNPKSITGKPRSQSHSATTASSLQATDTTSSTC; encoded by the exons ATAAGGACACAATCAGTAAGATCCGGGACCTGCGGATGAAAGCAGAGGACTATGAGGTGGTCAAGGTTATCGGGAGAGGGGCGTTTGGAGAAGTGCAGTTG gTAAGACACAAAGCCACGATGAAGGTGTATGCCATGAAGCTGCTTAGCAAGTTTGAGATGATAAAGAGGTCAGACTCTGCTTTCTTCTGGGAGGAGAGGGACATCATGGCCTTTGCCAACAGCGCCCTGGTGGTGCAG ctgTTTTATGCGTTCCAGGACGACCGTTACCTCTACATGGTGATGGAGTACATGCCCGGCGGAGACCTGGTCAACTTGATGAGCAACTATGACGTCCCTGAGAAGTGGGCCCGCTTTTACACCGCCGAGGTGGTGCTGGCTCTGGACGGGATCCACGCCATGGGATTCATACACAG GGACGTGAAGCCTGATAACATGTTGCTAGACAAAGCAGGCCACTTGAAGTTGGCAGACTTTGGGACCTGTATGAAAATGAACAAG GATGGTATGGTCCGATGCGACACAGCAGTGGGAACGCCAGACTACATTTCGCCAGAGGTACTAAAATCCCAGGGAGGAGATGGATATTACGGCCGGGAGTGTGACTGGTGGTCCGTGGGAGTCTTCCTATATGAGATGCTTGTCG GTGACACACCGTTCTACGCTGACTCGTTGGTGGGGACGTACAGTAAGATCATGAACCACAAGAACGCACTAACCTTCCCTGAAGACAGCGACATCTCCAAGGACGCCAAGAACCTCATCTGTGCCTTCCTGACTGACAG GGAGGTGCGACTGGGCCGTAACGGGGTGGATGAGATCAAGAGGCATCCTTTCTTCAAGAACGACCAGTGGACATGGGAGAACATCCGAGAGA CGGCGGCCCCGGTAGTGCCTGAGCTGAGCAGTGACATCGACACCAGTAACTTTGACGAAATTGAGGAGGACCGGGGAGACGAGGAGACCTTCCCCATACCGAAGGCCTTTGTGGGCAACCAGCTGCCCTTTGTGGGGTTCACCTACTATAGCAGTCATCA GTTCTCCCGGAGCACCAGCACCAAGAGTGTTGACAAACGCAGCAGCTCCACCAAGGAGGACAAGAGCCAT CTGGAGAACCTGCAGAAGAGGATCTACCAGCTAGAGGAGCACCTACACAGTGAGATGCAGCTAAAGGATGAGATGGAGCAAAAGTGCAG GACGACAAACACAAAACTCGACAAGATCATGAAAGAGCTTGACGAGGAA gCCAACGTGAGGAAGGGTGTGGAGGCCAGTATGTCCCTCCTGGAGAAAGACAAGATGATGATCCAGCACCGAGCCACAGAGTACCAAAGAAAGGTTGACCAGGAGGCCGAGAAGAGACGCAACATGGAGAACGAGG TGTCCACTCTGAAAGAGCAGCTTGAGGTCATGAGGAAAATCAGCCAAAACTCTCAGGCCTCAAATGACAAGATCCTACAACTGCAGAAGCAG CTGGAGGAGGCCAATGACCTGCTGAGGGTGGAGTCAGACACAGCGGCGCGGCTGAGGAAGAGCCACACGGAGATGGCCAAGTCCATGAGCCAGCTGGAGGGGCTGACCAGCGAGCTGCAGGAGAAGAGCCGCTCGGCAGACGGGGGGAGGGCCCAGCTGGAGAAAGAGCTGCTGCAGCTGCAGAGCACCCTGGACTCTGAGAGGAGGAGCTACAGTAAGGGATCAGAGGAGATCCATGAGCTACAAG cgCGAATGACGGgtcttcaacaggacaataagaaCTTGAAGCTCAGCCTGTCTAAAGTGGAGACGGAACGCAAGCAGGCCCAGGAGAGGAGCAACAACCTGGAGAAG GATAAGAACAACCTGGAGATCGACCTGAACTACAAGTTAAAGACACTGCAGCAGCGTCTGGACCAGGAGCACACAGAACACAGGGTGACGCGGGCCCAGCTCACTGACAAATACGAGTCCATTGAGGAGGCCAAGTCAGCCGCCATGCATG CGGTGCAGCACAAGATGTCTGAGGAGAGCGGGGCGCGGATGCGAGCGGAGAGCAGGGTGGTGGAGGTAGAGAAGCAGTGCTCCATGCTGGAGTTTGACCTCAAGCAGTCGGTGCAGAAGATGGAGCAGCTGATGAAGCAGAAGGAGAGGCTTGAGGACGAG GTGCAGGGTCTGCGGATCCATCTGGAGCAGGAGTCCAGTAAGAGGCTGCTAGCCCAGAACGAGCTCAAGAGCCGCTCCCAGGAGGCGGACCGGCTGAAGGGCTCGGAGAAGCAGCTGAAGCAGGAGATCAACACGGCACTAGAGAGCAAGCGCTCTCTCGAGTTCCAGCTAGCACAGCTCACCAA GCAATACAGGGGCAACGAGGGACAGATGAGGGAACTTCAGGACCAGCTTGAGGCCGAACAGTATTTCTCA ACGCTTTATAAAACTCAGGTGAAGGAACTGAAGGAAGAGATCGAGGAGAGGAACCGGCAGGTCCAGGAAGTTCATAAGAAGGTGCATGAGCTGCACAGCGAAAG GGACTCCCTGTCAGCCCAGCTGGATCTGACAGTGACCAAGGCGGAGTCAGAGCAGCTGGCCAGGGCGCTCCAGGAGGAGCAGTACTTTGAGCTGAGCCAGGAGAACAAAAAGGCCATGGCCAGACACAAGCAGGAGGGTTCCGAGAGGGATTCAACCATCGCACGG CTTGAGGAATCCAACAAAACCCTGACCAAAGACGTGGAGAACCTCAGCAAGGAGAAGGCCGAGCTGGACCACAAGCTTCGCACTCAGGAGGAAG AGTATGACTCCCAGAAAGAGGAGATTACAAACACAATCAAGGCCAACTATGAGAAGGTTCTCAGCTCAGAGCGCACGCTCAAGACTCAG gcggTGAACAAACTGGCAGAGATCATGAACAGGAAGGACATGAAGCTTGACACCAAGAAGAAGGGGAGCACGACCGAcctgaggaagaaggagaaggagaaccgCAAGCTGCAGGTGGATCTCAACCAGGAGAAGGAAAAGTTCAACCACATGGCCATCAAGTACCAGAAGGAGCTCAGCGAGATGCAGGCG CAACTGTCGGAGGAGTGCACGTACCGCAACGAGCTGCAGATGCAGCTGGACAGCAAGGAGAGTGACATTGAGCAGCTCAGGGAGAAGCTCAACGACCTGCAGCTGCGCATGGACAACTCCAGCGTCATCAGCCTGCAGACGGATGAAACAGACAGCAACATCGCTG AATCCAGACTGGAAGGTTGGCTGTCCATTCCTAATAAACCTAATATCAAACGATATGGCTGGAAGAAGCAG TATGTGGTGGTGAGCAGCAAGAAGATTCTGTTCTACAACGATGAACAGGACAAAGAACAGTCCAACCCCTCCATGGTACTAGATATCGA CAAACTGTTCCACGTGCGTCCAGTTACCCAGGGTGATGTGTACCGAGCAGAGACGGAGGAGATCCCAAGGATATTCCAG ATCCTGTATGCCAACGAGGGGGAGTGCAGGAAGGAGGCGGACATGGAGACTGTCTCGCAAGGGGACAAGACCAACTGTCTGCCCCACAAAGGTCACGAGTTCATCCCCACGCTCTACCACTTCCCTTCCAACTGCGAAGCCTGCTCCAAGCCCTTGTGGAACGTCTTCAAGCCTCCACACGCCTTGGAGTGCCGCCGCTGCCACGTCAAGTGCCACAGGGACCACCTCGACAAGAAGGAGGACGTCATCGCCCCCTGCAAAG TGAACTACGATGTGACCTCTGCCCGGGACATGCTCCTGCTGGCCTTGACCCAAGACGAGCAGAAGAAATGGATTGGCCACCTGGGCAAGAAGATCCCCAAAACACCGCCCTCCTCCTTCCTGAGGGCGTCGCCCCGCACCCTGTCCACCCGCTCCGGAACCAACCAGTCCTTTCGCAAGAACCCCAAAAGCATAACGGGCAAGCCAAG GTCGCAGTCTCATTCTGCTACCACAGCCTCCAGCCTCCAAGCAACAGACACAACATCCAGCACTTGTTGA
- the LOC139550557 gene encoding ubiquitin carboxyl-terminal hydrolase 14-like isoform X2 has product MTVFTVNVKWGKEKFDAIELNTEEPPMVFKAQLFALTGVQPERQKVMVKGGTLKDDDWGNIKLKNGMTLLMMGSAEALPEEPAVRPMFVEDMTEDQLASAMEMPCGLTNLGNTCYMNATVQCLRSVPELKGALRRYAGALGSSGANASSQYITAALRDLYETMDETSSSIPPIILLQFLHMAFPQFAEKGDQGQYLQQDANECWLQMMRVLQQKLEPQDPDAPMETDTESGAVAVAAKKNFIDQYFGVEYETTMKCTESEDEEPAKGKESQLQLSCFINQEVKYLATGLRLRLQEEITKLSPSLQRNALYIKSSKVSRLPAYLTIQMVRFFYKEKESVNAKVLKDVKFPLMLDVYELCTSELQEKMVAVRSKFKEIEDKKLEKQSQKVEKKVGDKPKEVKYEPFSFDDDLGSNNSGYYDLQAVLTHQGRSSSSGHYVGWVKRKEDEWVKFDDDKVSVVSPEDILRLSGGGDWHIAYVLLYGPRRLEILEEEKQ; this is encoded by the exons ATGACTGTGTTTACAG TGAATGTGAAATGGGGGAAAGAGAAATTTGATGCAATAGAGCTGAACACAGAAGAACCTCCCATGGTCTTCAAGGCTCAGCTCTTTGCCTTGACTGGGGTacaaccagagagacagaaggttatGGTCAAGGGAGGCACACTTAAG GACGatgactggggaaacatcaaatTAAAGAAT GGGATGACTCTGTTGATGATGGGCTCAGCGGAGGCCCTGCCCGAGGAGCCTGCAGTCAGGCCCATGTTTGTAGAGGACATGACTGAGGACCAGCTGGCCTCAGCT ATGGAGATGCCTTGTGGACTGACCAACCTGGGAAACACCTGCTATATGAACGCTACAGTGCAGTGTCTTCGCTCCGTGCCAGAGCTCAAAGGAGCCCTCAGAAG GTACGCAGGTGCTCTGGGGTCCTCAGGGGCCAACGCATCATCCCAGTACATCACAGCAG CCCTCCGTGACCTCTACGAGACCATGGACGAAACTTCCTCTAGCATACCCCCTATCATCCTGCTGCAGTTCCTGCACATGGCTTTCCCCCAGTTCGCTGAGAAGGGAGACCAGGGACAGTACCTTCAGCAG gaTGCCAACGAGTGCTGGTTGCAGATGATGCGGGTTCTTCAGCAGAAGTTGGAGCCACAAGACCCAGACGCTCCCATGGAG ACTGACACTGAGAGTGGAGCTGTTGCTGTCGCTGCCAAGAAGAACTTCATCGACCAGTATTTTGGAGTGGAGTATGAAACCAC TATGAAATGTACAGAGTCTGAAGATGAGGAGCCAGCTAAAGGTAAAGAGAGCCAGCTTCAACTCAGCTGTTTCATCAACCAGGAGGTCAAATACCTGGCCACCGGGCTCAGGCTG AGACTGCAGGAAGAAATCACCAAGCTGTCCCCGTCTTTGCAAAGAAATGCCCTGTACATAAAATCT TCTAAAGTCAGCCGCCTCCCTGCCTACCTGACCATTCAGATGGTTCGTTTTTTCTACAAAGAGAAGGAGTCTGTCAATGCCAAAGTCCTAAAG GATGTCAAGTTCCCGCTGATGCTGGATGTGTATGAGCTGTGTACCTCTGAGCTGCAAGAGAAGATGGTGGCAGTCAGGTCAAAGTTCAAGGAGATTGAGGACAAGAAGCTGGAGAAACAGTCACAGAAg GTGGAGAAGAAAGTGGGAGACAAACCGAAAGAAGTGAAATATGAGCCCTTTTCATTCGATGACG ACCTGGGCTCCAACAACAGCGGTTACTACGACTTGCAGGCAGTGCTGACACACCAGGGCCGATCCAGCTCCTCCGGACACTACGTCGGCTGGGTCAAGAGGAAAGAAG ACGAGTGGGTGAAGTTTGATGACGACAAGGTGAGTGTGGTGTCTCCAGAGGATATACTGAGGCTGTCCGGTGGAGGAGACTGGCAtatagcctacgtcctactgtacGGACCCCGACGACTGGAAATACTTGAAGAGGAGAAACAGTAA
- the LOC139550555 gene encoding rho-associated protein kinase 1-like isoform X2, with protein sequence MSAGESLEARFEKIDAMLKDPKSEINTDCLLDGLDALVYDLDFPALRKNKSIDNFLNRYKDTISKIRDLRMKAEDYEVVKVIGRGAFGEVQLVRHKATMKVYAMKLLSKFEMIKRSDSAFFWEERDIMAFANSALVVQLFYAFQDDRYLYMVMEYMPGGDLVNLMSNYDVPEKWARFYTAEVVLALDGIHAMGFIHRDVKPDNMLLDKAGHLKLADFGTCMKMNKDGMVRCDTAVGTPDYISPEVLKSQGGDGYYGRECDWWSVGVFLYEMLVGDTPFYADSLVGTYSKIMNHKNALTFPEDSDISKDAKNLICAFLTDREVRLGRNGVDEIKRHPFFKNDQWTWENIRETAAPVVPELSSDIDTSNFDEIEEDRGDEETFPIPKAFVGNQLPFVGFTYYSSHQFSRSTSTKSVDKRSSSTKEDKSHLENLQKRIYQLEEHLHSEMQLKDEMEQKCRTTNTKLDKIMKELDEEANVRKGVEASMSLLEKDKMMIQHRATEYQRKVDQEAEKRRNMENEVSTLKEQLEVMRKISQNSQASNDKILQLQKQLEEANDLLRVESDTAARLRKSHTEMAKSMSQLEGLTSELQEKSRSADGGRAQLEKELLQLQSTLDSERRSYSKGSEEIHELQARMTGLQQDNKNLKLSLSKVETERKQAQERSNNLEKDKNNLEIDLNYKLKTLQQRLDQEHTEHRVTRAQLTDKYESIEEAKSAAMHAVQHKMSEESGARMRAESRVVEVEKQCSMLEFDLKQSVQKMEQLMKQKERLEDEVQGLRIHLEQESSKRLLAQNELKSRSQEADRLKGSEKQLKQEINTALESKRSLEFQLAQLTKQYRGNEGQMRELQDQLEAEQYFSTLYKTQVKELKEEIEERNRQVQEVHKKVHELHSERDSLSAQLDLTVTKAESEQLARALQEEQYFELSQENKKAMARHKQEGSERDSTIARLEESNKTLTKDVENLSKEKAELDHKLRTQEEEYDSQKEEITNTIKANYEKVLSSERTLKTQAVNKLAEIMNRKDMKLDTKKKGSTTDLRKKEKENRKLQVDLNQEKEKFNHMAIKYQKELSEMQAQLSEECTYRNELQMQLDSKESDIEQLREKLNDLQLRMDNSSVISLQTDETDSNIAESRLEGWLSIPNKPNIKRYGWKKQYVVVSSKKILFYNDEQDKEQSNPSMVLDIDKLFHVRPVTQGDVYRAETEEIPRIFQILYANEGECRKEADMETVSQGDKTNCLPHKGHEFIPTLYHFPSNCEACSKPLWNVFKPPHALECRRCHVKCHRDHLDKKEDVIAPCKVNYDVTSARDMLLLALTQDEQKKWIGHLGKKIPKTPPSSFLRASPRTLSTRSGTNQSFRKNPKSITGKPS encoded by the exons ATAAGGACACAATCAGTAAGATCCGGGACCTGCGGATGAAAGCAGAGGACTATGAGGTGGTCAAGGTTATCGGGAGAGGGGCGTTTGGAGAAGTGCAGTTG gTAAGACACAAAGCCACGATGAAGGTGTATGCCATGAAGCTGCTTAGCAAGTTTGAGATGATAAAGAGGTCAGACTCTGCTTTCTTCTGGGAGGAGAGGGACATCATGGCCTTTGCCAACAGCGCCCTGGTGGTGCAG ctgTTTTATGCGTTCCAGGACGACCGTTACCTCTACATGGTGATGGAGTACATGCCCGGCGGAGACCTGGTCAACTTGATGAGCAACTATGACGTCCCTGAGAAGTGGGCCCGCTTTTACACCGCCGAGGTGGTGCTGGCTCTGGACGGGATCCACGCCATGGGATTCATACACAG GGACGTGAAGCCTGATAACATGTTGCTAGACAAAGCAGGCCACTTGAAGTTGGCAGACTTTGGGACCTGTATGAAAATGAACAAG GATGGTATGGTCCGATGCGACACAGCAGTGGGAACGCCAGACTACATTTCGCCAGAGGTACTAAAATCCCAGGGAGGAGATGGATATTACGGCCGGGAGTGTGACTGGTGGTCCGTGGGAGTCTTCCTATATGAGATGCTTGTCG GTGACACACCGTTCTACGCTGACTCGTTGGTGGGGACGTACAGTAAGATCATGAACCACAAGAACGCACTAACCTTCCCTGAAGACAGCGACATCTCCAAGGACGCCAAGAACCTCATCTGTGCCTTCCTGACTGACAG GGAGGTGCGACTGGGCCGTAACGGGGTGGATGAGATCAAGAGGCATCCTTTCTTCAAGAACGACCAGTGGACATGGGAGAACATCCGAGAGA CGGCGGCCCCGGTAGTGCCTGAGCTGAGCAGTGACATCGACACCAGTAACTTTGACGAAATTGAGGAGGACCGGGGAGACGAGGAGACCTTCCCCATACCGAAGGCCTTTGTGGGCAACCAGCTGCCCTTTGTGGGGTTCACCTACTATAGCAGTCATCA GTTCTCCCGGAGCACCAGCACCAAGAGTGTTGACAAACGCAGCAGCTCCACCAAGGAGGACAAGAGCCAT CTGGAGAACCTGCAGAAGAGGATCTACCAGCTAGAGGAGCACCTACACAGTGAGATGCAGCTAAAGGATGAGATGGAGCAAAAGTGCAG GACGACAAACACAAAACTCGACAAGATCATGAAAGAGCTTGACGAGGAA gCCAACGTGAGGAAGGGTGTGGAGGCCAGTATGTCCCTCCTGGAGAAAGACAAGATGATGATCCAGCACCGAGCCACAGAGTACCAAAGAAAGGTTGACCAGGAGGCCGAGAAGAGACGCAACATGGAGAACGAGG TGTCCACTCTGAAAGAGCAGCTTGAGGTCATGAGGAAAATCAGCCAAAACTCTCAGGCCTCAAATGACAAGATCCTACAACTGCAGAAGCAG CTGGAGGAGGCCAATGACCTGCTGAGGGTGGAGTCAGACACAGCGGCGCGGCTGAGGAAGAGCCACACGGAGATGGCCAAGTCCATGAGCCAGCTGGAGGGGCTGACCAGCGAGCTGCAGGAGAAGAGCCGCTCGGCAGACGGGGGGAGGGCCCAGCTGGAGAAAGAGCTGCTGCAGCTGCAGAGCACCCTGGACTCTGAGAGGAGGAGCTACAGTAAGGGATCAGAGGAGATCCATGAGCTACAAG cgCGAATGACGGgtcttcaacaggacaataagaaCTTGAAGCTCAGCCTGTCTAAAGTGGAGACGGAACGCAAGCAGGCCCAGGAGAGGAGCAACAACCTGGAGAAG GATAAGAACAACCTGGAGATCGACCTGAACTACAAGTTAAAGACACTGCAGCAGCGTCTGGACCAGGAGCACACAGAACACAGGGTGACGCGGGCCCAGCTCACTGACAAATACGAGTCCATTGAGGAGGCCAAGTCAGCCGCCATGCATG CGGTGCAGCACAAGATGTCTGAGGAGAGCGGGGCGCGGATGCGAGCGGAGAGCAGGGTGGTGGAGGTAGAGAAGCAGTGCTCCATGCTGGAGTTTGACCTCAAGCAGTCGGTGCAGAAGATGGAGCAGCTGATGAAGCAGAAGGAGAGGCTTGAGGACGAG GTGCAGGGTCTGCGGATCCATCTGGAGCAGGAGTCCAGTAAGAGGCTGCTAGCCCAGAACGAGCTCAAGAGCCGCTCCCAGGAGGCGGACCGGCTGAAGGGCTCGGAGAAGCAGCTGAAGCAGGAGATCAACACGGCACTAGAGAGCAAGCGCTCTCTCGAGTTCCAGCTAGCACAGCTCACCAA GCAATACAGGGGCAACGAGGGACAGATGAGGGAACTTCAGGACCAGCTTGAGGCCGAACAGTATTTCTCA ACGCTTTATAAAACTCAGGTGAAGGAACTGAAGGAAGAGATCGAGGAGAGGAACCGGCAGGTCCAGGAAGTTCATAAGAAGGTGCATGAGCTGCACAGCGAAAG GGACTCCCTGTCAGCCCAGCTGGATCTGACAGTGACCAAGGCGGAGTCAGAGCAGCTGGCCAGGGCGCTCCAGGAGGAGCAGTACTTTGAGCTGAGCCAGGAGAACAAAAAGGCCATGGCCAGACACAAGCAGGAGGGTTCCGAGAGGGATTCAACCATCGCACGG CTTGAGGAATCCAACAAAACCCTGACCAAAGACGTGGAGAACCTCAGCAAGGAGAAGGCCGAGCTGGACCACAAGCTTCGCACTCAGGAGGAAG AGTATGACTCCCAGAAAGAGGAGATTACAAACACAATCAAGGCCAACTATGAGAAGGTTCTCAGCTCAGAGCGCACGCTCAAGACTCAG gcggTGAACAAACTGGCAGAGATCATGAACAGGAAGGACATGAAGCTTGACACCAAGAAGAAGGGGAGCACGACCGAcctgaggaagaaggagaaggagaaccgCAAGCTGCAGGTGGATCTCAACCAGGAGAAGGAAAAGTTCAACCACATGGCCATCAAGTACCAGAAGGAGCTCAGCGAGATGCAGGCG CAACTGTCGGAGGAGTGCACGTACCGCAACGAGCTGCAGATGCAGCTGGACAGCAAGGAGAGTGACATTGAGCAGCTCAGGGAGAAGCTCAACGACCTGCAGCTGCGCATGGACAACTCCAGCGTCATCAGCCTGCAGACGGATGAAACAGACAGCAACATCGCTG AATCCAGACTGGAAGGTTGGCTGTCCATTCCTAATAAACCTAATATCAAACGATATGGCTGGAAGAAGCAG TATGTGGTGGTGAGCAGCAAGAAGATTCTGTTCTACAACGATGAACAGGACAAAGAACAGTCCAACCCCTCCATGGTACTAGATATCGA CAAACTGTTCCACGTGCGTCCAGTTACCCAGGGTGATGTGTACCGAGCAGAGACGGAGGAGATCCCAAGGATATTCCAG ATCCTGTATGCCAACGAGGGGGAGTGCAGGAAGGAGGCGGACATGGAGACTGTCTCGCAAGGGGACAAGACCAACTGTCTGCCCCACAAAGGTCACGAGTTCATCCCCACGCTCTACCACTTCCCTTCCAACTGCGAAGCCTGCTCCAAGCCCTTGTGGAACGTCTTCAAGCCTCCACACGCCTTGGAGTGCCGCCGCTGCCACGTCAAGTGCCACAGGGACCACCTCGACAAGAAGGAGGACGTCATCGCCCCCTGCAAAG TGAACTACGATGTGACCTCTGCCCGGGACATGCTCCTGCTGGCCTTGACCCAAGACGAGCAGAAGAAATGGATTGGCCACCTGGGCAAGAAGATCCCCAAAACACCGCCCTCCTCCTTCCTGAGGGCGTCGCCCCGCACCCTGTCCACCCGCTCCGGAACCAACCAGTCCTTTCGCAAGAACCCCAAAAGCATAACGGGCAAGCCAAG CTAA
- the LOC139550557 gene encoding ubiquitin carboxyl-terminal hydrolase 14-like isoform X1: MTVFTVNVKWGKEKFDAIELNTEEPPMVFKAQLFALTGVQPERQKVMVKGGTLKDDDWGNIKLKNGMTLLMMGSAEALPEEPAVRPMFVEDMTEDQLASAMEMPCGLTNLGNTCYMNATVQCLRSVPELKGALRRYAGALGSSGANASSQYITAALRDLYETMDETSSSIPPIILLQFLHMAFPQFAEKGDQGQYLQQDANECWLQMMRVLQQKLEPQDPDAPMETDTESGAVAVAAKKNFIDQYFGVEYETTMKCTESEDEEPAKGKESQLQLSCFINQEVKYLATGLRLRLQEEITKLSPSLQRNALYIKSSKVSRLPAYLTIQMVRFFYKEKESVNAKVLKDVKFPLMLDVYELCTSELQEKMVAVRSKFKEIEDKKLEKQSQKQVEKKVGDKPKEVKYEPFSFDDDLGSNNSGYYDLQAVLTHQGRSSSSGHYVGWVKRKEDEWVKFDDDKVSVVSPEDILRLSGGGDWHIAYVLLYGPRRLEILEEEKQ, translated from the exons ATGACTGTGTTTACAG TGAATGTGAAATGGGGGAAAGAGAAATTTGATGCAATAGAGCTGAACACAGAAGAACCTCCCATGGTCTTCAAGGCTCAGCTCTTTGCCTTGACTGGGGTacaaccagagagacagaaggttatGGTCAAGGGAGGCACACTTAAG GACGatgactggggaaacatcaaatTAAAGAAT GGGATGACTCTGTTGATGATGGGCTCAGCGGAGGCCCTGCCCGAGGAGCCTGCAGTCAGGCCCATGTTTGTAGAGGACATGACTGAGGACCAGCTGGCCTCAGCT ATGGAGATGCCTTGTGGACTGACCAACCTGGGAAACACCTGCTATATGAACGCTACAGTGCAGTGTCTTCGCTCCGTGCCAGAGCTCAAAGGAGCCCTCAGAAG GTACGCAGGTGCTCTGGGGTCCTCAGGGGCCAACGCATCATCCCAGTACATCACAGCAG CCCTCCGTGACCTCTACGAGACCATGGACGAAACTTCCTCTAGCATACCCCCTATCATCCTGCTGCAGTTCCTGCACATGGCTTTCCCCCAGTTCGCTGAGAAGGGAGACCAGGGACAGTACCTTCAGCAG gaTGCCAACGAGTGCTGGTTGCAGATGATGCGGGTTCTTCAGCAGAAGTTGGAGCCACAAGACCCAGACGCTCCCATGGAG ACTGACACTGAGAGTGGAGCTGTTGCTGTCGCTGCCAAGAAGAACTTCATCGACCAGTATTTTGGAGTGGAGTATGAAACCAC TATGAAATGTACAGAGTCTGAAGATGAGGAGCCAGCTAAAGGTAAAGAGAGCCAGCTTCAACTCAGCTGTTTCATCAACCAGGAGGTCAAATACCTGGCCACCGGGCTCAGGCTG AGACTGCAGGAAGAAATCACCAAGCTGTCCCCGTCTTTGCAAAGAAATGCCCTGTACATAAAATCT TCTAAAGTCAGCCGCCTCCCTGCCTACCTGACCATTCAGATGGTTCGTTTTTTCTACAAAGAGAAGGAGTCTGTCAATGCCAAAGTCCTAAAG GATGTCAAGTTCCCGCTGATGCTGGATGTGTATGAGCTGTGTACCTCTGAGCTGCAAGAGAAGATGGTGGCAGTCAGGTCAAAGTTCAAGGAGATTGAGGACAAGAAGCTGGAGAAACAGTCACAGAAg CAGGTGGAGAAGAAAGTGGGAGACAAACCGAAAGAAGTGAAATATGAGCCCTTTTCATTCGATGACG ACCTGGGCTCCAACAACAGCGGTTACTACGACTTGCAGGCAGTGCTGACACACCAGGGCCGATCCAGCTCCTCCGGACACTACGTCGGCTGGGTCAAGAGGAAAGAAG ACGAGTGGGTGAAGTTTGATGACGACAAGGTGAGTGTGGTGTCTCCAGAGGATATACTGAGGCTGTCCGGTGGAGGAGACTGGCAtatagcctacgtcctactgtacGGACCCCGACGACTGGAAATACTTGAAGAGGAGAAACAGTAA